GCATACGATCAGCCACCATGTGCCGGGAACGAGCCACGCTTCACGCGCGCAACAAAGTTACGTTCCGGGAAATTATTTGTACATTCAAACGAAACGTTCCAGCAGTACTTTAAAACGCAATTCTAACGACACAGCTCGTGACGAAAGCGATGTTGTGAAATTGATTCCGGCCGGAAGACACCGGCCGTGCTTGTTGCGTACTAGAAAAAGCCAACTCATGATGCCGACGGACAATTCAAACTAGCCATGTACGCAAAACAGACGGGAGCTTTGTTTTGTGCGTCTTCCTCTTTTCAGTGCAGCAGCTCTTGAATAGTCCATGCGGCGGCGAATTCATGACGGCGGATGAACTGCTGCGAACCGATTTCACATTAGCACAGGGACGTCGATAACCTTCGCCAATGCGGAGGGCAGCTGTAACAGAGATTACAGCGAAccccaaaagaaaagaaaaagtactATGTACCACAGCATCCATAAAGCCGATGGGGACTTCTGTAGGATGATCCTGCGTTTCGGGTGTGCCGTCTTggtggttttattatttttatttattttttgtgtccATTAGGCTGATACTGCTTCACCGGCGGGAGAATGGACCGTGCCAGGCTATTCGCGAACGAGCCTACACGCAAGCTGGCCGCGCCAAACGACCCGAAGGCTTATCAGCTGAATGAAGATGAGGTCCGGTTGtacgatcgcgatcgcgctGCTGAGTGCTGTGTCCGATCGATCCGATCGCTTCGTTCTCCGAGGACCGAGTTCGCCGAGATAGTCTACAGCCCGCACACGTAAAGTAGCCGACCCGATCGGACTGATCAAATAGTCAAATCCGGAAGGCTTTACTGTGCGCAACTGTTCCCATTTTTCCCCCCCGATCGGGTCTGGAAGTTTAcactgctgtgctgtgtggagGGCAATTGTACGGTCGTTCATTCCTGCTTCCATTTACCTGCTTGTGTATAGTCCGCCCAGTGTATGAACGTGACATGAAACACCGCTAAAACCAATCTCCAATGTAGTTCCGATTGGTgttaataaagtgaaaaataaatttcaactgTAATAGAACCTTCAAGTGGACTTAAAGGAGCTCATCGAAACGAAGAGGCCTTCAAAGGAAAACGTTGTAGTGTACAGCACTGAGGTTGGTGTGGGTTGGTGAACTAGTGTGTTTGCCACAGAgtaagaaaaacacacagagtGTCAGTACCAAGCGCGGTACTCTCCACGTACAAAGAGGTAGCAGACGGTCGCTCCCATCCGCTCGAGAATGCTTGTGCTCAAATACGACAACTTTGTGCCGATACCAATTATAGACAGCTCATGACACAGAGTGTCTCTCTTAGTGCCGTTCTAAGTTTTGTAGTTAATAATCCATACTAAACGGTAAGTATCAACGAGCACGAAACGCTTCATTGTAAAGTGTTTAGGCATGAAGTAAAACTAGCGTAGTCTGCATGATCACCGTCTGCCGTCTTTAGTTCCGAAGCTTTCGTACGATTGTACCAGAACAGCACCGATGATTACGGTTATTGAATCGCAATTGCCTGCTGCTTATCAGTGGCACGCGGGGTAACGAAGGTTATCCCGCTAAACTCGAACGAATTTCACGATCCTGCAAGCTGGTGTACTACCGACATCTTGAAACGTTCCGAAAATTGATTACCAGTAACTCCTCCTCGATTGAGTGGAGTATATTATAGGAAATTATAATTCCTTCGCTCACGCAATTGCAATCCATCTCCAACCTTTAATAGGGCAAATATTTGCACCAATGCTTCTACTACTATCACATACGAGGTCATGCCCTCCGATCGgggaccaaaaaattccatTCATCCGCACGTCCACTCTACGCCGCCGTATACCTTTACGTGGAACGCATTTAgaacaaacagcaacagcgcACCAGTCAACACACCCCTTAGTGTTAGTGTCGTACGTACCATGTGCGTTCCATGATGCCGTGGTGGGTAGTTTTCTTAAACAATCCACTGCCGATCAGGAAGTGAAGCAGGAAAGCCGGCAGGGCTTACCGCCCAGCGAAGCCTACACGACGCTGGGGTTATCAATGCTGAGGCACACTCCTCTCTGCTTCTCCATCACGCAACGCACAACTGGTACACTGGTACACTCCGTAATCAGccgcaaacaacaaaaaccacagCAAGAgcatcaacaaaaacaacaaccatatGAACAGCAGGATCAGTAATTGCGAGAGATGGCTCGAGAAGACATAGGATGTGATTATGGTTGGAATTCTACCAAATAAACCATCTCCCTGTGCCGAAGTGCAAAACCCAAACCAATGTTGAAAATTTAGACTATTGCTGATAAGTTTGCATTGATGATTGAtgattgttcttttttctcccttttttgcaGATCGCCGACCAACATCTGCAGGCTTATCGTTCCTGAACTGAGCTTTCGTTTGCACAGTTCATTCGACTGGGCGAAAATTGAACAAGAATAGATCATCCATTCTCAGTTTTCTCGGCTTGTGCTTCATTCCATCATTAGAGCTTTATATCAAGCATACACGCGTTCTTATACAACTATCCGCGATCTTTTGTGCTAAGTCTATCCTGCCACATTCTATCTACTAAACTGCCTACTGCCAACAACTAATCTTCAACCTTGGTTCGATGGCTCTGGACTTTGCTGCCGGCTGTTTGGGAGGTAAGTACACACCGAATTCCGGAACCGTTCGGAAGTGCACGTGTCACACACAAGAGCCTTAGGGACTTACCGCCCATCCCTATCTGGCGTGATGTTCACGTTTCGGTCAGACGACTTTGATTAGCGACGTTCCCCACGTCGGACCCGGACATTACGAATTTGGAAGATTttacaaaaaagtaaacaagagagacacactcacagaaagatagagagagagagagagagagagagagagagagagagagagagagagaaacagtgATACACAAACAAAGACCTCAAATGTTGATCAAGCTGACCGGTAGGTCAACGTCGCTATCACTCCAACGGTTAAGCACCGCTGATAATGACAATCATCCACGTCCCTTCTTCCGTCGACTTCTGCACAGTGTCACTGAgaatgtgtttgttgtttgtgaaCTTCCAGTAAAATCGTTAACCACTTCAAGCCCACCAAGTAGCGCTCCCTTATTATCACTTTCACCGATCCGGATTCATTAGGGCTGGGGCGTACTTCGGGCCTAGCTAAACATGGCTATACCCCCTGCAGGGAAGATCACTCTTCTCGATCGATCTGATCCGTTGATTGTCTTCCAATCctgttatgctctttttttctACGAGTCAGCGATTGCAAAACCATCAACACTATCGCACTATTGATTAACCTAGCCGATTGGCCGATAACCTGGGCACGCGATAATCGAACCGATTCCGTTCTTCGCTTCACAGGCTGTGCCGGTGTTCTCGTTGGCTTCCCGTTCGACACGGTGAAGGTGCACCTGCAGACGCAAAACCATCGCAATCCGCTGTACCGCGGCACGTACGACTGCTTCCGAAAGATCGTCGTACGCGAGGGTGTCCATGGACTGTACCGCGGAATGTCCAGCCCGATGGCGGGCGTCGCCGTCGTTAACGCGATCGTGTTCGGCGTGTACGGCAATATACAGCGGCGCACCGCCAATCCGGACTCGCTGTACTCCCACTTCTTGGCCGGTTCGGCTGCCGGGCTAGCCCAGAGCATTGTCTGCTCGCCGATGGAGCTGATCAAGACGCGCCTTCAGCTGCAAGACAATCTACCACGCGCTGCGGAACGGTTCAGTGGACCGATGGATTGTACTCGCGCCATCTGGCGCCGGGAAGGTTTCCGGGGCATCTTCCGCGGGCTGGGCATCACGGCTGCCCGTGACATGCCGGGTAAGTTGTGTAGCAGTGAGTGTGGAGTTTTTCCATGGGTCTACAACTCTGTTTCGTTGTCCATTTATTCACAGGATTCTCCAGCTACTTTGTCGCCTACGAGTACATGGTCCGGTGCGTTGCGAATCCATCGCCGTTCGTTATCCTGATGGCCGGTGGGCTTGCCGGTACCTTCTCCTGGCTCGTTACCTTCCCGCTCGATGTTGTCAAATCGCGCCTGCAAGCGGATGGTATCTCGGGAAAGCCACAATACAATGGGCTCATCGATTGCGTGCGGAAAAGCCACGCCGCCGAGGGATGGGCGTTTTTATCGCGCGGTCTCGCCTCAACGCTGCTGCGTGCCTTCCCAATGAACGCCGTCTGCTTTCTGGTAGTATCGTACACGATGAAGCTGTTCGATGATCCTAAAATTAGTAGCGTCGTTGAGGAGCTTGGTGCAACGGCGGCCACTGTCGAGCCGCCACTGCTGATCGTTCCTACCGTTGTCCCGCAAGTGGCGATCGCGACCGCTCCCAAGCTGTCGGTCCCTGCTCCCGCGTACAACAAGCGTGCCAGCCACCACGACCACGACAGTCACCTGCTAAACATCAAGCAAAACACTTACCGCTTCTTGCGATCGCTCGGTGCATTCAGCGAGGCCGTTTGCTGTGCCGAGATGGGCGAGCTGACGGACGATCTGTACGATCGTGACGAGGCAGAACAGCGGAGGGCAAGCTACGCAAAGCTaaacgagctgctgctgagcACCGATCCGGAGGACACCAGCAATCGGTACCCATTTTTAGGCGACTAAAGCTCATGAGACCACGCCATGCAGAGAGCTTTCGAGTGCCACCAAAGACTTGTGTACAAAGATAACGATAGACTAATAGAGTGCCGGATGGAAAAGAGCCCgtgtataaaaatatatatttttatttaaactcgATCAAACTGGATtgttaaaaaacacacacacacaaaaagctaCTGAAAAACATCCAAAATTATCATCACCTTCAAAACCCCCAAGTATCTACTTCACATCTCATTTCAGCAACTGAAGAATTTTGTTCAGATTATACTTTTGAACGGGGAAATCTTGCTGCAGCGTTTCCACCACTGCGGCAATGTTTTCGTTCACCTCGCGCTGGCGCTGCAGATCAGCCTGGATCAGGATTTCGTTGCGAAACTTGGGCAGCTGCTGTGCGTTGGCCAGTGCCCGATACCGACGGGCACGGTACTGGTGGCGCACGATGTAGTCAAGATTTTCCTGCTTCAGCAGGGATGCCTGTTCTGTTTCTGCGCGAATCAGATTGGTCTGTAGCTTTTCCTCCTCTATCTGGTGCTTTTTGTTCTCGATCTCTGCCTGGAGCAGCTTCTGAGCGGTGTCGATCTCGAGCAGGCTCTTTTCTGCTTGCGATATTTCCTGAAATTTAGAGAGCAAATTGAGTAGTGTGGTTAAccttttgtttccatttaGGCCACGAAACTTGGAGGTGGACCAGAGGTCTAATCTATAAATGCGCCGGCTCCTACAGAGCCGGATAGAATCGATTCTCAACCGGACCACACACCCGTATTAAGTTATGACTAATCGGTTACTGCGTGTAGGGTACCTAATAAGTCTCTCTGAAGCCAGTCTTTGTCGGTATGACACATGGTATGACCGGTATgacaagaaaaagaacagAACACTCCAAACTTACCGAAAACAGCACCTTCAGTTTGTTCTTTAGCTCATTGATTTTGTGTTGCATCGTTGACCGGGTCTTAAATTTCCCACCGAACACTTTCTCCCGTGCATTGACCGACTCGAATATGTTCTCCCGATGGTGCACCGTGTTCTCCAGATCGTGCACCAACTTCTCCTGCATGCGCTTCAGCTGCCCGTATCGCACCTGCATCCGGTGGATCTCCGCCTTCATGATGCCGATCTCACTGTTCTGGGTCGTTTCCTCGTCCCTGAACTTCTTCGCCTCGGACGACATCTTGCACTTCGTCTCCCAGGACAGTGCTTCCCGGTGCTTCTCCAGCACCTCCTGCTTGCAGTCCTCGATCTCCTTGCCCAGGTCCTTCAGCTCCTGCTCGAGATTCAGCACCGCCATTTCGGCATCGCGCAGCCGCTCCGTCGCCTGGTGATGAGCCACTTCACACTCCTGCTCGCCCTTCTCATGTACCTTGCGCGTCTTGAACAGCTCCAGACTGGCCGCATCGAGCCGCGTGTTGAGCGCCGATAGTGAGCGCACAATCTCCCGGTTTTCATTCATCACCTCCGCCAGCAGCGCCTCGATCTTGATCGCTTTCTGTTCCGCCAACAGCAGCTCTGCAAAATGACAAAAGGCGAATGTGGAACAAGACACAGTAAGGTACACTGCAGCACACCCGTCACGGCCCTCTCTTACTCTTTCTGGAGTAGTTGATTTCATTCAGCTGCAGGGAGCGCTTTTCCGACAGGGCTACGACGTTCGATTGCAGCTTGACCCACGACGCATTCGCCTCCTTGAGCTGGGCCTCTATCTCCACGATGTCTTGCTGCACGTCGAGCAGCTTCAGCTCGTCCGGGTTCATCTCCTGCCCGCCCGCCTTGCTGATCAGCTGCTCCAGTTCCCGGTTCAGCGCGTCCATTTTGCGCAGCTTTGCAGCAATACGCTCCTTTTCCAGCTTTATCTCCTCGTTGTACTTGTTCGCGTCGGCATCCAGCTCGTCGTGCTCAAGCTGACGCAAAGATAAGAGATGGCtattgcaaaacaaatcaaacaccaGCAAACCGCCCTCGACGTCTTTCTTACCTTTGCCTTTCGCAGAACGTCCTTCGAATTTTCCACGAGCGAACGCCACTTTTCCAGCTCCAGCAGCACTACCGACAGCTGGTTCTCCGTGTCCGACATGCTAATCTCCAGCTCGCGGCGCTTCTCCTGCGTATCGCGCAGCAGCTTCCCCTGCGCCTCGCCCGCCTTATCGGTGGTCAGCTGATCTTGCAGCAGCTCCAGTATCTGCTCCTCCAGCTCGAACTTTTTGCGATTCTGCTTCTCGAGCGTTTGGCGCAGCGATTTGAGATGATTCTCCAGCTGCAGGCCCTCCTGTTGCGCCTTCAGGATATCGGCCTCGGTTTGTTCGAGAATCAGCGCGTAGTGATCCAGGTCACGCTTGAGCTTATCTTCATCCTCCTGCTCCTTCCGGACCTGCTTCTCCAGCGAGTTGATGTCCCCCTGGATGCGGTTCTTGAAGCCGGCCAGCTTCTCGTTCTGCTCCATTTCCTTGGCCGCCGCCTTCTTGGTGATCTCCGTCTTGCTCTTGATAACTTTGTGCTCCTCGTAAATCGCCTCCAGCTCTTCCTTCGTCTTCACCAGCACCCGATCGCGCTGCTGGATCGCCACTATCACCTCGCCCCAGGCCTGCGCCAGACACTTGTGCTCGTGCTGCAACGCCTCCAGGTCGGTGTTGGCATCGGCCAGGCTGCGGCTAATCGTTTCCCGCTGCCCGTCCTGCTCCCGGATCTGCTCCTCGATCTCTTCCAGCTCGTGCTCCTTGCGCTTCACCTCGTTGGACAGgttgagcagcagcagatcgacCTGCCGCTTCTCTTCCGCCGCGGCCAGCGCATCCTTCGCGTCCTTGCTGGCGACCCGCTTCGCGACCGCTATTTCGTCCTTAATCTCCTGCGCCCACTTGGCAAACTCGCTCTCCAGCACGGTCAGGTTTTCCAGCTCCATCAGGTGCTCCTTGTGCATCTTGCGgaactctttcagcgagagcTGCTGCTCCTCAAACTCCTTCCGGTACTGGGCGGCCAACCGTTCCTCCTGCTGCCGCTGGGCGGCCAGTTCGAGAATTTCTTTACCGTAAATTTCGAGCAGCTCCTTCTGATTGTCGATCTCCTCCTGCAGATCGTACAGCTCCGCGCCGACCTCTTCCGATTCCTTCTCGTTCTGTACCAGCCGATGATTCAAATCGGCCACCTCCTCCTCGAGCTGGTTCTTCACCTTCAGCAGGTGAGACTTCAGGGCGGACTGGAACCGCTCGAGCAGCGGATGGTCCGTTTCCAGTACGCCGACACGATCCATGACGGATTCGTTGAATGCGTCGGCCTGCACACTGATGGAGTTTGCATCCTCTTCCGGATTCATCTTGGCTGGTGAAGGAAAACTAAAGTTTCTTGTACGTTTGAAGCGAAAACCTGAACCGTTCTGGAGAAGCGTCTGCGATAAATAAGTTCAATATGGTGGTTGCTATGGACACGTGTTGCTATGCATCATATGTTTGCTGTTATTGGGGGAACGTATTGCAGAAAACAAAGTAAacagaaaaatgaaaagagaATGTGCTAATTTACATGCTTCTAATCATTTATCAATCTTAAAAATGTGTTTGGATTCGtgaaaaatgtattaaaggcttttttcatttcaccgTCGTTGATGCCGAACCttttcaaacatgtttttttttctcgctctttaGCGGTTCGAGCAGCTTAGAGtcgattcgagcagtttcaaTAAATAGTAGATGCGTGGatattttatatattattttacCTACAGTTCCTGTAATGACACATTCAATGAATTTGAAAATGCGATTTTATCTACATAATAAAGTAAAACTTTCTTCATGACACTggtaattacataaaaaagaactCGAAACccctctttcttttttctgcgcTTTCATTGCACATCACTGTAAACTGTCAAAAGTTCGCGTTCGTAAACAGATGGCacaaacgtaaacaaatcCCAGCCTCGAGCAGCGTTTTGCTGGACGACTACAAAATTATGGaattttgtaaagaaaaacTCATTATTTCTAGTTAAATGTACATCCATCACGTGTTCTGTGTTATAGGCGAGTAGTAGAACGTTTGGAAATAAGGAATTAACCTCttaatgtatttattatagcaacaaagcaaaacaaagaaagaacAACCTAAGTGAAAGATGCATTTCGTACGATGTAAGTGCCATTAATTCGGtgtattaattaaatttttatcaaTAACAACCACTatcttttatgttttaaaaggACATTTTAGCATAAGATACGAATTTCTATAGCAACTATCAACTCTGAACGCTTCATGTAAACAACCGTGCGACGAAACGCTGTACACAGCACTTTGCAATCAGTACTTCAATCACCAATCATGGATTACAACATTAGTCGACTGTGCCGCGTGTGCCTGGAGGAGGGAGTGTTTACATCAATATTCAGCACCGATCTGGTCGCAATGGCACCGGCCAATATGCTCGTGATGTGTGCTAACATAAAGGTAAGGCAATGTGCAATCGAATGAACCGGAAGCAGATAACAAAGGGTGCAACATTACAGGTATCGAGAGACGATGGACTTCCCAGCACAATCTGCAACAACTGTATGTACCGGCTCGGGGTAGCTTTTCACCTAAAGCAGCAGTGTGAAAATTCCGACATGAGACTGCGCCAGTACATGAACGGAGGCTCGGCCATGAGCTACAGCTACACGCTGGACAAGGAAACGATGACGGACGACTCGTGGCTGCTATCGGGCATGGACCATAAAGGCGACGATCAAAAGTCGCCGGAAAAGTGCGCGTCTAGTGAATACTTTTCTCCCCCTTAGAGTGAGGGTTTTATAACACTTTTGCTTCTCATTTgtagaaaaacaaacagtaaAAAACGATACCGAGTCAAACTGCCCGAGGAGCGCAAGAAGAGGGGGCCGAAACCGATGCCAAAAATTCCACAAACCTGCTACCAGTGTCACAAATCCTTCAAGTGTGCCGCTCAGCTGCAAATGCATCTACGGTAGGTGTAAAACATCCTAAGCAAATTATCATCTTAATCACATCATTCCccgtttttcctcttctttcaCAGCACACACTCGGGCGAAAAACCGTACGCATGTAATCTCTGTCCCCGCCGGTTCGCTCAAAAGCACAACCTTGCCATCCACCTGCGCACGCACACTGGCGAACGGCCGTACCAGTGTGAGATCTGCAGCAAGCAGTTCTCCGCCCTGGGCAACTTTCAGGCGCACAAAAAGATACACACGAACGAGCGGGATCACGTGTGCCCGTCCTGCAACAAGGGCTTCATTACGTCGGGCGACCTGACCCGGCACATGATCTCACACTCGGGCATCAAAAACTATCACTGTGATATATGTGCGAAAAGCTTCAGCCGGAACCGTGACATGATGGCACACAAGCGCAAGATGCATCTGGAAGAGTGTGGCAGCGAGTGCTACAAGTGCCACGAGTGTCACAAAGTGTTCGCTACCCTGAACAATCTGAACGTTCACATGAGGGTGCATGCGCAGGAGGTGAACGTGGCGGATCCGGTGGGTGAACTTATGCCAGCACAcggacaacagcagcaacagcaccagcagcaccagcatcaCCAGCAGCTCCAGCATCAGCTCCATCACCAGCAACAGGCACATCAGCAGGTTCCGGTACCACTCGCCCTACCACCACACGCCCTCGGTCCACCGGGCTCGCTTGGCGTTGGGTTGGGTATGTTGCCATACCCTTCTTCCCACGTGCCAACCCATCCACCGGCACAGGTAGCGTACCACAGTCAAATGCATCCATCACAGCGGCTACATCCTTACTAAAATGGGGCATACATCACCAAGGCTCGGCACCAAGAGGGAAATTGTCATCACAGTATGGAAAGGATCATCACACACGCAATTGCATACATaaggtaattatttatttaagtaATAAGTGAATAAAATTTGTATCTGCACCGAAAAggagttccttttttttattgctcttcTTTGTCTGGTTTGCTGGTAAGGGCATTTATA
This sequence is a window from Anopheles merus strain MAF chromosome 3R, AmerM5.1, whole genome shotgun sequence. Protein-coding genes within it:
- the LOC121596500 gene encoding mitochondrial basic amino acids transporter, yielding MALDFAAGCLGGCAGVLVGFPFDTVKVHLQTQNHRNPLYRGTYDCFRKIVVREGVHGLYRGMSSPMAGVAVVNAIVFGVYGNIQRRTANPDSLYSHFLAGSAAGLAQSIVCSPMELIKTRLQLQDNLPRAAERFSGPMDCTRAIWRREGFRGIFRGLGITAARDMPGFSSYFVAYEYMVRCVANPSPFVILMAGGLAGTFSWLVTFPLDVVKSRLQADGISGKPQYNGLIDCVRKSHAAEGWAFLSRGLASTLLRAFPMNAVCFLVVSYTMKLFDDPKISSVVEELGATAATVEPPLLIVPTVVPQVAIATAPKLSVPAPAYNKRASHHDHDSHLLNIKQNTYRFLRSLGAFSEAVCCAEMGELTDDLYDRDEAEQRRASYAKLNELLLSTDPEDTSNRYPFLGD
- the LOC121596499 gene encoding coiled-coil domain-containing protein 40, with the protein product MNPEEDANSISVQADAFNESVMDRVGVLETDHPLLERFQSALKSHLLKVKNQLEEEVADLNHRLVQNEKESEEVGAELYDLQEEIDNQKELLEIYGKEILELAAQRQQEERLAAQYRKEFEEQQLSLKEFRKMHKEHLMELENLTVLESEFAKWAQEIKDEIAVAKRVASKDAKDALAAAEEKRQVDLLLLNLSNEVKRKEHELEEIEEQIREQDGQRETISRSLADANTDLEALQHEHKCLAQAWGEVIVAIQQRDRVLVKTKEELEAIYEEHKVIKSKTEITKKAAAKEMEQNEKLAGFKNRIQGDINSLEKQVRKEQEDEDKLKRDLDHYALILEQTEADILKAQQEGLQLENHLKSLRQTLEKQNRKKFELEEQILELLQDQLTTDKAGEAQGKLLRDTQEKRRELEISMSDTENQLSVVLLELEKWRSLVENSKDVLRKAKLEHDELDADANKYNEEIKLEKERIAAKLRKMDALNRELEQLISKAGGQEMNPDELKLLDVQQDIVEIEAQLKEANASWVKLQSNVVALSEKRSLQLNEINYSRKKLLLAEQKAIKIEALLAEVMNENREIVRSLSALNTRLDAASLELFKTRKVHEKGEQECEVAHHQATERLRDAEMAVLNLEQELKDLGKEIEDCKQEVLEKHREALSWETKCKMSSEAKKFRDEETTQNSEIGIMKAEIHRMQVRYGQLKRMQEKLVHDLENTVHHRENIFESVNAREKVFGGKFKTRSTMQHKINELKNKLKVLFSEISQAEKSLLEIDTAQKLLQAEIENKKHQIEEEKLQTNLIRAETEQASLLKQENLDYIVRHQYRARRYRALANAQQLPKFRNEILIQADLQRQREVNENIAAVVETLQQDFPVQKYNLNKILQLLK
- the LOC121597216 gene encoding zinc finger protein 1 homolog — encoded protein: MDYNISRLCRVCLEEGVFTSIFSTDLVAMAPANMLVMCANIKVSRDDGLPSTICNNCMYRLGVAFHLKQQCENSDMRLRQYMNGGSAMSYSYTLDKETMTDDSWLLSGMDHKGDDQKSPEKKTNSKKRYRVKLPEERKKRGPKPMPKIPQTCYQCHKSFKCAAQLQMHLRTHSGEKPYACNLCPRRFAQKHNLAIHLRTHTGERPYQCEICSKQFSALGNFQAHKKIHTNERDHVCPSCNKGFITSGDLTRHMISHSGIKNYHCDICAKSFSRNRDMMAHKRKMHLEECGSECYKCHECHKVFATLNNLNVHMRVHAQEVNVADPVGELMPAHGQQQQQHQQHQHHQQLQHQLHHQQQAHQQVPVPLALPPHALGPPGSLGVGLGMLPYPSSHVPTHPPAQVAYHSQMHPSQRLHPY